In Diachasmimorpha longicaudata isolate KC_UGA_2023 chromosome 4, iyDiaLong2, whole genome shotgun sequence, a single genomic region encodes these proteins:
- the LOC135161272 gene encoding uncharacterized protein LOC135161272, whose protein sequence is MWWRVKAVSHRAIIQAGAESRVQNCVDAREPECIELNDRCSCKAGDGREKRRSVLLCLVAVKNSSHSPAFVRHTYTETAISSPVASLLVGYGCIPRASTSGTSSPPSEKYKL, encoded by the exons ATGTGGTGGCGGGTCAAGGCCGTATCCCACCGAGCTATAATACAAGCTGGCGCTGAGTCACGAGTGCAAAATTGTGTGGATGCGAGAGAGCCCGAGTGCATCGAACTCAATGACCGTTGCAGCTGCAAAGCTGGTGATGGTAGGGAGAAGAGGAGGAGTGTGCTCCTCTGTTTGGTGGCTGTTAAAAACTCCTCTCACTCGCCAGCTTTTGTACGTCACACTTATACAGAGACGGCTATCTCGTCGCCTGTCGCCTCGCTCTTGGTTGGTTACGGCTGCATTCCGCGTGCATCAACCTCGGGGACTTCAAGTCCACCCTCGGAAAAATACAAACT TTGA